In Cystobacter ferrugineus, the following proteins share a genomic window:
- a CDS encoding zinc metalloprotease gives MFRGVVSMSGKFAVVLGSMLALGGCTEVEQAPAEEVTPQEVVRGCATQELSAEEKQSVEQALAGRVRAQARAAGSVNIKVYWHVINNGTSTSQGNITDAQIASQISVLNAAYSKTPFTFTLASTDRTTNSSWYTCSGGACEKKMKAALRKGGAGDLNVYSNNMGQGLLGWATFPSSYASQPSLDGVVILYSSLPGGSAAPYNEGDTGTHEVGHWLGLYHTFQGGCTTTGDYVSDTAAESSPAYGCPSGRDTCTTAGVDPITNFMDYTDDSCMNTFSAGQSDRMDSLVAQYRGL, from the coding sequence ATGTTCCGTGGCGTTGTCTCGATGAGTGGAAAGTTCGCGGTGGTTCTGGGTTCGATGCTGGCGCTCGGTGGGTGCACCGAGGTGGAGCAGGCGCCCGCGGAGGAGGTGACGCCGCAGGAAGTGGTGCGCGGCTGCGCCACCCAGGAGTTGAGCGCCGAGGAGAAGCAGAGCGTGGAGCAGGCCCTGGCCGGCCGTGTGCGTGCTCAGGCGCGCGCCGCGGGCTCGGTGAACATCAAGGTCTACTGGCACGTCATCAACAACGGCACCAGCACCTCGCAGGGCAACATCACCGACGCGCAGATCGCCAGCCAGATCTCCGTGCTCAACGCCGCCTATTCGAAGACGCCCTTCACGTTCACCCTGGCGAGCACGGACCGCACCACCAACTCCTCCTGGTACACGTGCAGCGGCGGCGCCTGTGAGAAGAAGATGAAGGCGGCGCTGCGCAAGGGCGGCGCGGGCGACCTCAACGTCTACTCCAACAACATGGGCCAGGGCCTGCTGGGCTGGGCGACCTTCCCCTCCAGCTACGCCTCGCAGCCGAGCCTGGACGGCGTGGTCATCCTCTACAGCTCGCTGCCCGGCGGCAGCGCGGCGCCCTACAACGAGGGCGACACGGGCACGCACGAGGTTGGCCACTGGCTGGGCCTGTACCACACGTTCCAGGGCGGCTGCACCACCACGGGTGACTACGTGAGCGACACCGCGGCCGAGTCCTCCCCTGCCTACGGCTGCCCGAGCGGCCGCGACACCTGCACCACCGCGGGCGTGGATCCCATCACCAACTTCATGGACTACACCGACGACTCGTGCATGAACACCTTCTCCGCCGGTCAGTCCGACCGCATGGACTCGCTGGTGGCGCAGTACCGCGGTCTGTGA
- a CDS encoding DEAD/DEAH box helicase family protein: MSSPFLEVPESSWVASNALSFAIRDKYPVSSGHTLVIPRRLVASWFEATPEEQRALFELVDVVKRGLEGNDPKPDGYNLGINVGDAAGQTVSHLHVHVIPRYQGDMADPRGGVRHVIPSKGNYLRPPAKLLATGGVKDPFLWHVAPLFAQATDISVLAAFVQDSGLAVLYALVQDALARGARVRLLTGDYMSITGASALRQLLDWMNANQAQREEGAGAFEARIVEAKDIGCAFHPKSWCFEGPELAIAFVGSSNVSHSALKTGIEWNLAVERDQNPRAYQKAVEAFDEWWSRARRFDAAWISRYEREAISSPPLRRASSPEAEGLGDEPAPLPSREPHEIQREALALLESSRQRGRQRALVIMATGLGKTLLAAIDISKVEAALGRRARVLFLVHRSELLVQAAATLRSYLPRSEFGWFVGSRGELEADVIFASVQKLSRPENLAWLSEAPPFDYVVIDEVHHASAPSYRGILACLRTTFLLGLTATPERTDAGDVFGLFEDNVVYRADIAEGISRELLVPFAYHGLKDNVAYENIPWRNRRFDPAKLAAAVQTEARMRKMWEAWEKYPATRTLVFCASVPHAKYVRDWLQQKGVRAVAIHSGAESDDRAEALPRLANGDLDAICAVDIFNEGIDLPSVDRVVMLRPTESSVIFMQQLGRGLRKAEGKTSVTIIDFVGNHRMFLDRVQTLLSHGAGHSVPSLQDYLVHGKEPTLPPGCSVEVELEAKRLLAKLIPKGSTEVARRYGELRRAWGRRPTMGELYRLGYLPSTLKEGWFHFVRSQGDLTSAEAKALEHRGKDWFKALGKTPMSKSFEMVVLQVLLDAHALETGMPLLELASRSLSLLRQRPELGKDMEGVKALEEASAPEERAFLAYWKTNPIDAWSNDGVWFRVDGERLVPLLPIREETRAAFYSMTQELVDYRLTRYVDKRQANSLQEGFDAKVSHNSSDTPILILPSRKGRPSIPDSRKQGPVIVTLPDGSQWKFPFVEIAVNKAWPAGAAKRTNRLPELLRHWFGPKAGVSGTSFQVRFREDTNGWHLEPLGASVIPLLPRRSIVAFPSLRAAAGAARDSLAGAPEEGRVQLPLTSSADDLFAVRASGDSMNGGERPFRDGDWLVMRFVRGMGVGALSGHVVLVQVPDTSGHAYQVKRIVRHGAHWLLRSDNPEHPSFELTEEVKPIAQLVEVIPPERVGPFAGVLLDDEGAMRAFGLSSAPKTGRYQGHLFLCVDQPGGLRTPDRLEPIISGRNPAETAFVLTRTEPGHPWRYAGVARWNESEGDWMLPEPVDPDTWKALGTTFDVR, from the coding sequence GTGAGTTCCCCCTTCCTCGAAGTACCCGAGTCCAGTTGGGTGGCGTCCAATGCCCTGTCCTTCGCCATCCGGGACAAATACCCGGTGAGTTCGGGGCACACGCTGGTGATTCCGCGCCGGCTCGTGGCCTCCTGGTTCGAGGCCACGCCCGAGGAACAGCGAGCCCTCTTCGAGCTGGTCGACGTGGTGAAGCGCGGGTTGGAGGGAAATGACCCGAAGCCGGACGGGTACAACCTGGGCATCAACGTGGGTGATGCGGCGGGGCAGACGGTATCTCACCTGCATGTGCATGTGATTCCGCGCTACCAGGGGGACATGGCGGACCCACGGGGTGGGGTGCGTCATGTGATTCCGAGCAAGGGGAACTACCTCAGGCCTCCGGCGAAGCTACTGGCCACGGGAGGCGTGAAGGATCCCTTCCTCTGGCACGTGGCGCCGCTCTTCGCCCAGGCCACGGACATCTCGGTATTGGCGGCTTTCGTGCAGGACAGCGGGCTCGCGGTGCTGTACGCGTTGGTCCAGGACGCCTTGGCGCGAGGTGCGCGGGTGCGGCTGCTGACCGGGGACTACATGTCCATCACCGGGGCATCCGCTCTTCGCCAACTCCTGGACTGGATGAACGCGAACCAGGCACAGCGAGAAGAGGGCGCGGGAGCTTTCGAAGCGCGGATAGTGGAGGCGAAGGACATCGGGTGCGCATTCCATCCGAAGTCCTGGTGCTTCGAGGGACCCGAGCTGGCGATCGCGTTCGTGGGGTCGAGCAACGTCTCCCACTCGGCGCTGAAGACAGGCATCGAATGGAACCTTGCCGTCGAGCGAGACCAGAACCCAAGGGCCTACCAGAAAGCGGTGGAGGCCTTCGATGAGTGGTGGTCGCGAGCCAGACGCTTCGATGCAGCGTGGATCTCCCGATACGAGCGGGAAGCGATTTCGTCACCACCACTGCGCCGGGCCTCGTCGCCCGAGGCCGAAGGTCTTGGGGATGAGCCGGCACCTCTGCCCTCACGTGAACCCCACGAGATTCAACGAGAAGCGCTTGCCCTGCTCGAGAGCAGCCGTCAGCGCGGGAGGCAGCGAGCGCTTGTCATCATGGCGACGGGCCTGGGCAAGACCCTCCTCGCGGCAATCGACATCTCGAAGGTCGAGGCCGCGCTGGGAAGGCGCGCTCGTGTCCTGTTCCTCGTGCATCGCTCCGAATTGCTGGTGCAAGCAGCGGCGACGCTCCGCTCCTATCTTCCGCGCTCGGAGTTTGGTTGGTTCGTCGGCTCCCGGGGAGAGCTGGAAGCCGATGTGATCTTCGCCTCGGTGCAGAAGCTCTCGCGCCCTGAAAACCTCGCGTGGCTGAGCGAGGCTCCGCCTTTCGATTATGTCGTCATCGACGAGGTTCACCATGCCTCGGCGCCAAGCTATCGTGGCATCCTGGCGTGTTTGCGGACCACCTTCCTGCTCGGGTTGACCGCGACTCCCGAGCGGACGGACGCAGGGGACGTCTTCGGGCTGTTCGAGGACAACGTTGTCTACCGAGCTGATATCGCGGAAGGCATTTCACGCGAGCTGTTGGTGCCTTTCGCCTATCATGGATTGAAGGACAACGTTGCCTACGAGAACATTCCGTGGCGCAACCGGCGATTCGATCCAGCAAAGCTGGCGGCGGCGGTACAAACAGAAGCTCGAATGCGGAAGATGTGGGAGGCCTGGGAGAAATACCCGGCGACCCGGACCTTGGTTTTTTGCGCTTCCGTGCCCCACGCCAAGTATGTCCGTGACTGGTTGCAACAGAAGGGCGTACGAGCCGTGGCGATCCATTCAGGAGCGGAATCGGATGACCGCGCGGAAGCTTTGCCAAGGCTGGCCAACGGCGACCTCGACGCGATCTGCGCCGTGGATATCTTCAACGAGGGAATCGATCTTCCATCCGTGGACCGGGTGGTGATGCTGCGTCCCACCGAGTCCTCTGTGATCTTCATGCAGCAGCTCGGACGAGGGCTGCGCAAGGCCGAAGGAAAGACATCCGTCACGATCATCGACTTCGTGGGCAACCACCGGATGTTCCTGGACCGTGTCCAGACCTTGCTCTCCCATGGTGCAGGCCACTCGGTCCCATCGCTTCAGGATTATCTTGTTCATGGCAAGGAGCCAACCCTTCCGCCAGGCTGCTCCGTGGAGGTGGAACTGGAGGCCAAGAGGTTGCTGGCGAAGCTGATTCCCAAGGGGAGCACCGAGGTCGCACGGAGGTATGGCGAACTTCGGCGCGCCTGGGGAAGAAGACCCACGATGGGAGAGCTGTACCGCCTGGGTTATCTGCCATCGACCCTGAAGGAGGGCTGGTTCCATTTCGTCCGGAGCCAGGGAGATCTAACGAGCGCAGAAGCAAAAGCCTTGGAGCATCGAGGCAAGGACTGGTTCAAGGCTCTCGGAAAGACTCCGATGAGCAAGAGCTTCGAGATGGTGGTCCTCCAGGTCCTTCTGGATGCCCACGCCCTCGAAACGGGTATGCCACTTCTGGAGCTGGCTTCACGCAGCTTGAGCCTGCTCCGACAGCGACCCGAGCTTGGCAAGGACATGGAAGGGGTCAAGGCCCTTGAAGAGGCGAGCGCACCAGAAGAGCGAGCGTTCCTCGCCTATTGGAAGACGAACCCGATCGACGCGTGGAGCAATGACGGGGTCTGGTTCCGTGTCGATGGGGAGCGTCTTGTTCCCCTCCTCCCCATCAGGGAAGAAACGCGTGCCGCCTTCTATTCCATGACCCAGGAGCTGGTGGATTACCGGCTGACGAGGTACGTGGACAAACGGCAAGCGAACTCTCTGCAAGAGGGCTTTGATGCCAAGGTCAGCCATAACTCCAGCGATACGCCCATCCTGATACTGCCTTCTCGAAAGGGAAGGCCGAGCATCCCCGACAGCAGGAAGCAGGGACCAGTCATCGTCACACTGCCTGATGGCAGCCAATGGAAGTTCCCTTTCGTGGAGATCGCCGTCAACAAGGCCTGGCCGGCAGGTGCGGCCAAGAGGACGAATCGTCTGCCAGAGCTGCTTCGCCACTGGTTTGGTCCCAAGGCAGGTGTCTCGGGAACGTCCTTCCAGGTGCGGTTCAGGGAGGACACGAACGGCTGGCATCTGGAGCCCCTCGGGGCCTCGGTCATTCCGCTACTCCCCAGGAGATCGATCGTTGCATTCCCCAGCTTGAGAGCCGCCGCGGGAGCAGCCAGAGACTCGCTGGCGGGCGCACCGGAGGAGGGGCGCGTTCAACTACCGCTGACGTCGAGCGCGGATGACCTCTTCGCCGTACGTGCATCGGGTGATTCCATGAACGGCGGAGAGCGGCCCTTCCGGGACGGAGACTGGTTGGTGATGCGGTTCGTCCGGGGCATGGGTGTTGGTGCGCTGAGCGGACATGTCGTGCTCGTCCAGGTACCGGACACCTCGGGCCATGCCTATCAGGTCAAACGTATTGTCCGACACGGTGCGCACTGGCTCCTTCGCTCTGATAACCCGGAGCATCCTTCTTTCGAACTCACGGAGGAAGTGAAGCCTATTGCGCAGCTCGTGGAGGTCATTCCGCCAGAGCGTGTGGGCCCCTTTGCTGGTGTGCTCCTCGACGACGAAGGTGCCATGCGCGCGTTTGGGCTCTCCTCCGCTCCGAAAACGGGGCGTTACCAGGGCCACTTGTTCCTCTGCGTTGACCAGCCGGGTGGACTCAGAACACCTGATCGCCTCGAACCGATCATCTCCGGTCGGAACCCCGCGGAGACTGCCTTCGTGCTGACACGCACGGAGCCTGGTCACCCCTGGAGGTACGCCGGCGTTGCACGCTGGAATGAGAGTGAGGGGGACTGGATGCTGCCTGAGCCTGTCGACCCCGATACATGGAAGGCGCTCGGTACTACTTTCGACGTTCGTTAG
- a CDS encoding amino acid permease codes for MGIWSKKSIAQLQQEDGHEHGLRRTLSGLNLVMLGVGAIIGAGIFVVTGTAAAQHAGPAIVLSFVLAGVGCLFAGLCYAEFAAMIPVAGSAYTYGYATMGELVAWLIGWDLMLEYLFASSAVAVGWSGYFTAFLRDHLHIHLPKELVNAPFDVAPGGHIPHATGAFINLPAVVLVGVMTLLLITGIRESARANNIIVFLKLAVVLLVIGFGAPHVEPANWTPFIPENTGTFGQFGWSGVFAGAGVIFFAYIGFDAVSTAAQETRNPQKDLPVGILGALGVCTLLYMLMSLVMTGLAPYNTLNVPEPVYVAISKAGPSLGWLGPIVSLGAIAGLASVVLVMLMGQARVFYAMSRDGLLPPFFGHVHPRFQTPHVASLITGGVAMAVAGLFPIGLLGELVSIGTLFAFIVVCSGVLVLRYRRPELHRPFRTPFVPLVPVLGILTCGSLMLGLGVPTWLRLVVWMGLGLAVYFGYGHKHSRVGHQAPAPAGPGGTR; via the coding sequence ATGGGCATCTGGTCGAAGAAGAGCATCGCGCAATTGCAGCAAGAGGATGGTCACGAACACGGGCTGCGTCGCACATTGAGTGGCCTCAACCTGGTGATGCTGGGAGTGGGCGCGATCATTGGCGCGGGCATCTTCGTGGTGACGGGCACGGCGGCGGCCCAGCACGCGGGGCCCGCCATCGTCTTGTCCTTCGTGCTGGCGGGGGTGGGCTGCCTGTTCGCCGGGCTGTGCTACGCCGAGTTCGCGGCGATGATTCCGGTCGCCGGGAGTGCGTACACCTACGGGTACGCCACCATGGGCGAGCTGGTCGCGTGGCTCATCGGGTGGGATCTCATGCTCGAGTACCTCTTCGCCTCGTCGGCGGTGGCGGTGGGCTGGTCCGGGTATTTCACCGCCTTCCTGCGTGACCACCTGCACATCCATCTGCCGAAGGAGCTGGTGAACGCTCCGTTCGACGTGGCTCCAGGAGGGCACATTCCCCATGCCACGGGGGCCTTCATCAACCTGCCGGCCGTGGTGCTGGTGGGGGTGATGACCCTGCTGCTCATCACGGGCATCCGCGAGTCGGCCCGTGCCAACAACATCATCGTCTTCTTGAAGCTGGCGGTGGTGCTGCTCGTCATCGGCTTTGGCGCGCCCCACGTGGAGCCCGCCAACTGGACGCCCTTCATCCCGGAGAACACGGGCACCTTCGGTCAGTTCGGCTGGAGCGGGGTGTTCGCGGGAGCGGGCGTCATCTTCTTCGCCTATATCGGCTTCGACGCCGTCTCCACGGCCGCGCAGGAGACGCGCAATCCCCAGAAGGATCTGCCCGTGGGCATCCTGGGAGCGCTCGGTGTCTGCACGCTGCTGTACATGCTCATGTCGCTGGTGATGACGGGGCTGGCGCCCTACAACACCCTCAACGTCCCCGAGCCGGTGTACGTGGCCATCTCCAAGGCGGGGCCCTCGCTGGGATGGCTGGGGCCCATCGTGAGCCTGGGCGCCATCGCCGGACTGGCCTCGGTGGTGCTCGTCATGCTGATGGGCCAGGCGCGCGTCTTCTACGCGATGTCGCGTGATGGCCTGCTGCCTCCTTTCTTCGGCCACGTGCACCCGCGCTTCCAGACGCCCCATGTCGCCTCCCTCATCACGGGTGGCGTGGCCATGGCGGTGGCGGGGTTGTTCCCCATCGGCCTGCTGGGAGAGCTGGTCTCCATCGGCACCTTGTTCGCCTTCATCGTCGTGTGCTCGGGCGTGCTCGTGCTGCGCTACCGGCGGCCGGAGCTGCACCGGCCCTTCCGCACACCCTTCGTGCCACTGGTGCCCGTGCTCGGCATCCTCACCTGTGGCAGCCTCATGCTGGGCCTGGGCGTGCCGACCTGGCTGCGGCTCGTGGTGTGGATGGGGCTCGGCCTCGCCGTCTACTTCGGGTATGGCCACAAGCACTCGCGCGTCGGCCACCAGGCGCCCGCGCCGGCCGGCCCCGGCGGGACGCGCTGA
- a CDS encoding glycoside hydrolase family 43 protein codes for MPIRYRNPVYDAYFADPFVLRVAEGYVAYGTGRVVDGRAFEVLTSSDLVTWRSVGGALELLPPELGLGGDYWAPEVAEADGRWWMYYSVGHGDVGHHLRVAVAEHPTGPFVDQGVNLTPDERFAIDASPFRDEDGTWYLFHARDVLEGDRVGTMLAVNVLDGMTRLRGQSRTILRPSDDWQVFLRQRKMYGQLYDWHTLEGPFVRRYGGRYYCFYSGGSWLEPTYGVAYAVADHPLGPWVEPSGVPPLLRTVTDRVIGPGHNCVITGPDGQDVIVYHAWNPERTARRMCIDPILWSPDGPRVLGPSFSPTHFPRAAE; via the coding sequence ATGCCCATTCGCTACCGCAACCCGGTGTACGACGCCTACTTCGCGGACCCCTTCGTCCTGCGGGTCGCAGAGGGCTATGTCGCCTACGGCACCGGCCGGGTGGTCGACGGGCGTGCCTTCGAGGTGCTCACCTCCTCTGATCTCGTCACCTGGCGCAGCGTGGGAGGCGCCCTCGAGCTGCTGCCCCCGGAGCTGGGACTGGGCGGCGACTACTGGGCGCCCGAGGTCGCCGAGGCGGATGGCCGCTGGTGGATGTACTACTCCGTGGGCCATGGGGACGTCGGCCACCACCTGCGGGTCGCCGTCGCCGAGCACCCGACGGGCCCGTTCGTCGACCAGGGCGTCAACCTCACCCCGGACGAGCGCTTCGCCATCGATGCGAGCCCCTTCCGGGACGAGGACGGCACCTGGTACCTCTTCCACGCCCGGGACGTGCTCGAGGGAGACCGGGTGGGCACCATGCTCGCCGTGAACGTGCTCGACGGCATGACCCGGCTGCGCGGGCAGTCCCGTACCATCCTGCGGCCCAGTGACGACTGGCAGGTGTTCCTGCGCCAGCGGAAGATGTACGGGCAGCTCTACGACTGGCACACGCTGGAAGGCCCGTTCGTCCGCCGGTATGGGGGCCGCTATTATTGTTTCTACTCCGGCGGCTCCTGGCTGGAGCCCACGTATGGCGTCGCCTACGCCGTGGCCGATCACCCGCTCGGGCCCTGGGTCGAGCCGTCCGGCGTCCCGCCGCTGCTGCGGACCGTGACGGACCGGGTGATCGGCCCGGGGCACAACTGCGTGATCACCGGCCCCGACGGCCAGGACGTCATCGTCTACCATGCGTGGAATCCGGAGCGGACGGCTCGCCGGATGTGCATCGATCCCATCCTGTGGAGCCCGGACGGCCCCCGCGTGCTCGGGCCATCCTTCTCGCCCACCCACTTCCCCCGTGCAGCCGAGTGA
- a CDS encoding ATP-binding protein: MSQNSPETQAPATAAEVFAGGGQMGALMRAIDWSRTELGPVDTWPAALRTMVGVVLGSRFPMLMWWGEHLVQVYNDGYRPILGDKHPASMGAPGAEVWKEIWSTIGPMAEGVLRGAPATWSEHLLLLMNRKGFFEEAYFTFSYSPIPDDAGGRGGVLVTVQETSSQVLGERRLYTLQRMAADSFQARSVEQAARLAMQALDSNPNDLPFALLYLCDTEGRHASRVAARGFREEVLSTLPPVLDLATPQDDWPLYEVLATHRPVQVTPLPQGLLPALAGEELPMPTRALVLPVEGETGQSPAGFLVVGLSPRLEFDDKYQGFLLLVASHLSTALAHARAYEEQKQRAEALAELDRAKTAFFSNVSHEFRTPLTLMLGPLEDLLASGRLPDEVRQPLELIHRNGLRLFKLVNTLLDFSRLEAGRVQASYQPTDLAALTAGLTSAFDSAMEKAGLRLRVECEPLPEPIWVDREMWEKVVLNLISNAFKFTFDGEIAVRLRWRGQHVELSVSDTGTGIPPEEQSRIFERFHQVRGARGRSHEGSGIGLSLVRELVKLHGGDMRVDSTPGQGSTFTVCIPTGFAHLPRERLEAPLTQESTGLGAAPFLDEASSWLATPPPAPMQAPTAPEAPSARGLVPGGHILLADDNVDMRDYVRRLLETRFTVVAVADGQAALAAARTHVPDLVLSDVMMPGLDGLGLLRELRADPRTAAIPIILLSARAGEEATVEGLQSGADDYLVKPFSARELLARVEGALRLARERAERERLAVERAEFEQYLIGIVSHDLRNPLAAITLTATTLLRGTELGERQRKSIGRIFASAERANRMIRDLLDFTKARLGGGLPIHPARLDFHALGRQVVDELQVAHPERVILLEQRGDGQAHWDGDRMAQVLTNLIGNALHYSSTGTSVQVKALGEAETAVFEVHNEGVPIPEGQLPRLFQPMQRGEKTTDNAGRNVGLGLYIVEHIVRAHGGTIEVRSREGEGTTFRVRLPRTAPASAAQEGARP; encoded by the coding sequence ATGAGCCAGAACTCCCCAGAAACCCAGGCGCCCGCCACCGCCGCGGAAGTGTTCGCGGGGGGCGGGCAGATGGGCGCGCTCATGCGTGCCATCGACTGGTCTCGAACGGAACTCGGACCCGTGGACACCTGGCCCGCCGCCCTACGCACCATGGTGGGTGTGGTGCTGGGCAGCCGCTTCCCCATGTTGATGTGGTGGGGAGAGCATCTCGTCCAAGTCTACAACGATGGTTACCGGCCCATCCTGGGGGATAAGCACCCCGCGTCCATGGGCGCGCCGGGGGCGGAAGTCTGGAAGGAGATCTGGTCCACGATCGGTCCCATGGCCGAGGGCGTCCTCCGGGGCGCCCCCGCCACCTGGTCCGAGCACCTGCTGCTGCTCATGAACCGCAAGGGCTTCTTCGAGGAGGCCTACTTCACCTTCTCGTACAGCCCCATTCCCGACGATGCCGGAGGGCGGGGCGGCGTGCTCGTCACCGTCCAGGAGACGAGCAGTCAGGTCCTGGGAGAGCGGCGGCTGTACACCCTGCAGCGAATGGCGGCGGACTCGTTCCAGGCCCGGAGCGTGGAGCAGGCCGCACGGCTGGCGATGCAGGCGCTCGACAGCAACCCGAATGACCTGCCCTTCGCGCTGCTGTACCTGTGCGACACGGAGGGCAGACACGCGTCCCGGGTGGCGGCCCGAGGGTTCCGGGAGGAGGTCCTCTCCACGCTCCCGCCCGTGTTGGACCTGGCCACGCCCCAGGATGACTGGCCGTTGTACGAGGTCCTCGCCACCCACCGGCCCGTCCAGGTGACGCCGCTGCCCCAGGGCCTGCTCCCGGCGCTCGCGGGCGAGGAACTCCCGATGCCCACCCGAGCCCTCGTCCTGCCGGTGGAGGGTGAGACCGGCCAGTCCCCGGCGGGCTTTCTCGTGGTGGGCCTGAGCCCCCGGCTCGAATTCGACGACAAGTACCAGGGCTTCCTGCTGCTCGTGGCGAGCCACCTGTCCACCGCCCTCGCCCACGCACGCGCCTACGAGGAGCAGAAGCAGCGTGCCGAGGCCCTCGCCGAGCTGGACCGGGCCAAGACGGCCTTCTTCAGCAACGTGAGCCACGAGTTCCGCACGCCCCTGACGCTGATGCTCGGCCCGCTGGAGGATCTGCTGGCCTCGGGCCGGCTGCCGGACGAGGTGCGCCAGCCACTCGAACTCATCCACCGCAATGGCCTGCGTCTGTTCAAGCTCGTCAACACGCTCCTGGACTTCAGCCGACTCGAGGCGGGCCGCGTCCAGGCCAGCTACCAGCCCACGGATCTCGCCGCCCTGACCGCGGGGCTCACCAGCGCTTTCGACTCGGCCATGGAGAAGGCGGGGCTGCGCCTCCGGGTGGAGTGCGAGCCCCTGCCGGAGCCCATCTGGGTGGACCGGGAGATGTGGGAGAAGGTTGTCCTCAACCTGATCTCCAATGCGTTCAAGTTCACCTTCGACGGGGAGATCGCCGTGCGCCTGCGGTGGCGGGGCCAGCACGTGGAGCTGTCCGTGAGCGACACCGGCACGGGCATTCCCCCCGAGGAGCAGTCACGCATCTTCGAGCGCTTCCACCAGGTGCGGGGCGCGCGAGGCCGCAGCCACGAGGGCAGTGGCATCGGCCTGTCGCTGGTGCGCGAGCTCGTCAAGCTGCACGGCGGCGACATGCGCGTGGACAGCACTCCGGGCCAGGGCAGCACCTTCACCGTGTGCATTCCCACCGGCTTCGCCCACCTGCCGCGCGAGCGGCTCGAGGCGCCACTCACCCAGGAGTCGACCGGGCTCGGCGCGGCGCCCTTCCTCGACGAGGCCTCGAGCTGGCTCGCCACTCCTCCCCCGGCCCCCATGCAGGCCCCCACCGCGCCGGAAGCGCCCTCCGCGCGAGGCCTGGTTCCGGGCGGCCACATCCTGCTCGCCGACGACAACGTGGACATGCGCGACTACGTGCGCCGCCTCCTGGAGACGCGCTTCACGGTCGTGGCGGTGGCGGATGGGCAGGCGGCGCTCGCGGCGGCCCGGACGCACGTTCCGGACCTCGTGCTCTCGGACGTGATGATGCCGGGGCTGGATGGACTGGGCCTGCTGCGGGAGCTCCGGGCGGACCCCAGGACAGCGGCCATTCCCATCATCCTCCTGTCCGCGCGCGCCGGCGAGGAGGCCACGGTGGAAGGCCTCCAGTCCGGAGCGGATGACTACCTCGTGAAGCCCTTCAGCGCCCGCGAGCTGCTGGCGCGCGTGGAAGGAGCCCTGCGTCTGGCACGCGAGCGGGCCGAGCGCGAGCGGCTGGCCGTGGAGCGCGCCGAGTTCGAGCAGTACCTCATCGGCATCGTCAGCCATGACCTGCGCAACCCCCTGGCCGCCATCACCCTGACGGCCACGACGCTGCTGCGCGGCACGGAACTCGGGGAGCGGCAGCGCAAGTCGATCGGGCGCATCTTCGCGTCGGCGGAGCGCGCCAACCGGATGATCCGGGATCTGCTCGACTTCACCAAGGCCCGCCTGGGTGGGGGCCTGCCCATCCACCCCGCACGCCTCGACTTCCATGCCCTCGGCCGGCAGGTGGTGGACGAGCTGCAGGTCGCCCACCCCGAGCGCGTCATCCTGCTCGAGCAGCGCGGCGATGGTCAGGCCCACTGGGATGGGGACCGGATGGCACAGGTGCTCACCAACCTCATCGGCAACGCCCTGCACTACAGCTCCACCGGGACCTCCGTCCAGGTGAAGGCCCTCGGGGAAGCGGAGACAGCCGTGTTCGAGGTGCACAACGAGGGAGTCCCCATCCCGGAGGGGCAGCTGCCCCGGCTCTTCCAGCCCATGCAACGCGGGGAGAAGACGACGGACAACGCGGGCCGCAACGTGGGGCTGGGGCTCTACATCGTGGAGCACATCGTGCGGGCGCACGGCGGCACCATCGAGGTCCGCTCACGAGAGGGAGAGGGGACCACCTTCCGGGTGCGCCTGCCCCGCACGGCCCCCGCGTCCGCCGCCCAGGAAGGCGCACGACCGTGA